The Mytilus trossulus isolate FHL-02 chromosome 13, PNRI_Mtr1.1.1.hap1, whole genome shotgun sequence genome has a segment encoding these proteins:
- the LOC134694233 gene encoding glycoprotein 3-alpha-L-fucosyltransferase A-like, with protein sequence MYVFGICGKKCSLWNGDICFNDLNKVYKFYLAFENSLCEDYVTEKAYKFYQDGFDILPEYRGAPNIRNILPTGTFISSLNFSSPKELALHVGSNESLYTSYLKAKDQFLSSPWSRQEMLKSLHCSVCEKLNTGYKRSPKLNLTHWMLEKKCLIPKDI encoded by the coding sequence ATGTACGTATTTGGAATTTGCGGTAAAAAGTGTTCATTGTGGAATGGTGATATCTGTTTTAAcgatttaaataaagtttataaattttacttgGCATTTGAAAATTCTCTATGTGAAGACTATGTTACTGAAAAGGCATACAAGTTCTATCAGGACGGTTTTGACATACTCCCAGAGTACCGAGGAGCTCCGAATATAAGAAACATTTTACCAACAGGTACCTTTATCTCATCTTTAAACTTTTCATCGCCTAAAGAACTAGCTTTACACGTGGGAAGTAATGAAAGTTTGTACACTAGTTATTTGAAGGCAAAAGATCAGTTCTTGTCAAGCCCGTGGTCACGACAGGAGATGTTGAAATCTCTTCATTGTTCTGTTTGTGAAAAACTCAACACAGGGTATAAACGAAGCCCTAAACTGAATTTAACACACTGGATGCTTGAAAAGAAATGCCTTATCCCTAAAGacatttga
- the LOC134694886 gene encoding glycoprotein 3-alpha-L-fucosyltransferase A-like, which translates to MHFSQITIMLYGLLTLVSIGTGILFINYYLENILPIQWVKTKSREIADKHIYKKIYSITWNKCPQETPKYLLTFKFRNCAFRNCKIGVASDETSFSKSDAVLFYHTSLHGTFKVPAKSANQKWVFVSVESETYTVTSFKKKKEWDNKFDWVLSYRSDADIYFPYGELARTKIQTEKNYTRIFLQKSKNVAWVVSHCNSSSTRNEYMQEMNKTIDVDVFGLCGKPCSLWNEDPCFNDLSKVYKFYLAFENSLCEDYVTEKAYRFYQDGFDLIPVYRGAPNIRNILPKGTFISSLDFSSPKELASYLKHVGSDENLYTSYLKAKDKFFSSSYSHQEMLQTLHCSVCEKLNSGFKRSIKLNLIHWILEKKCHIPTDI; encoded by the coding sequence ATGCACTTTTCTCAGATCACAATCATGTTGTATGGACTTTTAACACTGGTGTCAATTGGCACTGGCATATTGTTCATTAATTATTATCTCGAAAATATCCTTCCAATACAATGGGTAAAAACGAAATCAAGAGAAATTGcagataaacatatatacaagaaaatatattcaataacTTGGAATAAATGCCCACAGGAAACACCAAAATATTTGCTGACATTCAAGTTTAGGAATTGTGCGTTCAGGAATTGCAAGATTGGTGTAGCATCGGATGAAACTTCATTTAGTAAAAGCGATGCTGTGTTATTTTATCATACTAGCCTTCATGGTACATTTAAGGTGCCAGCTAAGTCAGCAAATCAGAAATGGGTATTCGTCTCTGTTGAGTCTGAAACATATACAGTCaccagctttaaaaaaaaaaaagaatgggaCAATAAATTTGATTGGGTACTCAGCTATAGATCAGATGCTGATATATATTTTCCGTACGGAGAACTGGCaagaacaaaaatacaaacagagaAAAACTACACAAGGATTTTCCTTCAAAAGTCGAAAAATGTTGCTTGGGTAGTTAGCCATTGCAATTCTTCATCAACAAGGAACGAGTACATGCAGGAGATGAATAAAACCATAGATGTTGACGTATTTGGATTGTGCGGTAAACCGTGTTCATTGTGGAATGAGGACCCCTGTTTCAACGATTTAagtaaagtttataaattttacttgGCATTTGAAAATTCTCTATGTGAAGACTATGTCACTGAAAAGGCATACCGGTTCTATCAGGACGGTTTTGACCTAATCCCAGTGTACCGAGGAGCTCCGAATATAAGAAACATTTTACCAAAAGGTACCTTTATCTCCTCTTTAGACTTTTCATCGCCTAAAGAACTAGCTTCATATCTTAAACATGTCGGAAGTGATGAAAATTTGTACACtagttatttgaaagcaaaagatAAGTTCTTCTCAAGCTCGTATTCACACCAGGAAATGTTGCAAACTCTTCATTGTTCTGTTTGTGAAAAACTCAACTCAGGGTTTAAGCGAAGCattaaattgaatttaataCACTGGATACTTGAAAAGAAATGCCATATTCCCACAGACATTTAA